In Vespula vulgaris chromosome 7, iyVesVulg1.1, whole genome shotgun sequence, a single window of DNA contains:
- the LOC127065288 gene encoding mothers against decapentaplegic homolog 4 isoform X2: MVGLAGGGGHLYPSPPMQPNPELREMTGITSSAPTSADACLSIVHSLMCHRQGGESEGFSKRAIESLVKKLKEKRDELDSLITAITTNGAHPSKCVTIQRTLDGRLQVAGRKGFPHVIYARIWRWPDLHKNELKHVKYCQFAFDLKCDSVCVNPYHYERVVSPGIDPFFTDLSGLTLQSGVGVGPGSRLVKDEYTVGGGGAAAAGAIGAAMDVDGEMNQTIQHHPPTQPPTANNTPQPQQGFIPGLAPPNPTNGEGIFGSSGGGNSGNPHTKLDDNNCPRQTWIPTPHHSSTHNIHHLVHPMSHTVGSQQQSLNAGSGSSSTQILSPPQGQSTDTFYGTTTPPQDINQPPTSVDALAASLGEGQNSPVSPVHLHHANGFTVGTATNPYNSGAPQWTGANTLTYTQSMQPPDHRHLHATSYWTGHGGDVGGNIGGLLSTQPAPEYWCSVGYFELDTQVGETFKVSSGCPTVTVDGYVDPSGGNRFCLGALSNVHRTEQSERARLHIGKGVVLDLRGEGDVWLRCQSEHSVFVQSYYLDREAGRAPGDAVHKIYPSAYIKVFDLRQCHKQMRGQAATAQAAAAAQAAAVAGHLTHGAPITKSLSAAAGIGVDDLRRLCILRLSFVKGWGPDYPRQSIKETPCWIEVHLHRALQLLDEVLHTMPIDGPRGIE; encoded by the exons ATGGTTGGATTGGCGGGCGGGGGAGGTCACCTTTATCCCTCGCCCCCAATGCAACCTAATCCAGAGC TTAGAGAAATGACTGGAATTACATCTAGCGCTCCAACAAGCGCAGATGCATGCTTAAGTATTGTACATTCTTTAATGTGTCATCGTCAAGGTGGGGAAAGTGAAGGATTCAGTAAACGTGCTATAGAATCATTGGTGAAAAAGCTTAAa gaaaagagagatgagtTAGATAGCTTAATAACAGCAATTACTACAAATGGAGCACATCCTAGCAAATGTGTTACTATACAAAGAACACTCGATGGCAGGTTGCAAGTTGCTGGACGTAAGGGTTTCCCACATGTCATTTATGCACGGATCTGGAGATGGCCagatttacataaaaatgaattaaaacatGTCAAATATTGTCAATTTGCTTTTGACTTAAAATGTGATTCTGTATGCGTGAATCCTTATCACTATGAAAGAGTTGTTTCACCTGGCATAG ACCCGTTCTTTACAGACCTGTCTGGACTGACACTGCAATCAGGAGTAGGTGTAGGACCAGGGAGCAGATTGGTGAAAGATGAATATACCGTTGGGGGTGGAGGAGCTGCAGCAGCTGGAGCAATAGGAGCAGCTATGGATGTTGATGGTGAAATGAATCAAACAATACAACATCATCCACCCACACAACCTCCTACAGCAAATAATACCCCGCAACCACAACAAGGTTTTATACCAGGTTTAGCTCCACCTAATCCAA CTAATGGTGAGGGTATATTTGGCAGTAGTGGGGGAGGGAATAGTGGTAACCCCCACACTAAATTGGACGACAATAATTGCCCTAGGCAAACTTGGATCCCTACACCTCATCACTCTTCAACACATAACATACATCATC TAGTACATCCAATGAGTCACACCGTAGGTAGCCAGCAGCAGTCATTGAATGCAGGCAGTGGAAGCAGCAGTACTCAGATTTTGAGTCCTCCCCAAGGACAATCGACAGATACGTTCTATGGAACTACTACACCACCTCAAGATATTAATCAACCACCAACAAGCGTTGATGCTTTAGCAGCTTCTTtag GTGAAGGTCAAAATTCTCCTGTGTCACCTGTACATCTTCATCATGCAAATGGATTTACTGTTGGCACAGCGACAAATCCATATAATTCTGGAGCTCCACAATGGACAGGAGCTAATACACTTACTTACACACAAAGTATGCAACCTCCAGATCATAGACATCTTCATGCCACATCTTACT GGACTGGTCATGGAGGAGATGTTGGTGGAAATATTGGTGGATTATTGTCTACACAACCAGCACCTGAATATTGGTGTTCTGTTGGTTATTTTGAACTAGATACACAAGTAGGAGAAACTTTTAAAGTAAGCAGTGGTTGTCCAACTGTAACAGTTGACGGTTATGTAGACCCAAGTGGTGGTAACAGATTCTGTTTAGGAGCATTAAGTAATGTGCATAGAACAGAACAAAGTGAAAGAGCACGTCTTCACATAg GAAAAGGAGTAGTGCTAGATTTAAGAGGCGAAGGAGATGTGTGGTTAAGATGCCAAAGCGAGCATAGCGTTTTTGTACAGTCTTACTATTTAGACAGAGAAGCTGGTCGAGCACCTGGAGATGCAGTACATAAGATATATCCTTCTGCATATATTAAGGTGTTTGATTTGCGTCAGTGTCATAAACAAATGAGAGGACAGGCAGCTACAGCTcaagctgctgctgctgcacAAGCAGCTGCTGTTGCTGGTCATCTTACACATGGAGCACCTATAACTAAAA GTTTAAGTGCAGCCGCAGGTATTGGAGTGGATGATCTTCGGCGGCTTTGCATATTACGTTTAAGTTTCGTGAAAGGATGGGGTCCTGATTACCCAAGACAAAGCATAAAGGAAACTCCATGTTGGATTGAg GTACATTTACACAGAGCTCTACAATTGTTAGATGAAGTGTTACATACTATGCCAATAGATGGTCCACGTGGTATTGAATAA